In Harpia harpyja isolate bHarHar1 chromosome 8, bHarHar1 primary haplotype, whole genome shotgun sequence, a genomic segment contains:
- the GSTK1 gene encoding glutathione S-transferase kappa 1, whose protein sequence is MARTLVELFYDVVSPYSWLGFEVLCRYRHIWNIDLRFRPAFLGGIMQATGNKPPAMLPKRAEYMVKDVKRMAKYYQVPVQISKDDFQRITGTSSLGAMRFITAIDMTQPQYLEPLSREFWIRFWSQHEDIGQPENMLAVAGQAGLSSELSQKLIEMISSPAVKNRLKETTEEAIKYGAFGMPAVVAHFNGEPHLFFGSDRLELLGSVIGEKWLGPVPSVPSPKM, encoded by the exons ATGGCGCGGACGCTCGTGGAGCTGTTTTACGATGTGGTGTCCCCTTACTCCTGGCTGGGGTTTgag GTGCTCTGCCGGTACCGGCACATCTGGAATATTGATCTGCGCTTTCGTCCAGCTTTCCTTGGGGGCATAATGCAAGCAACTG GTAACAAGCCCCCAGCAATGTTGCCAAAGCGCGCAGAATACATGGTGAAGGATGTAAAACGGATGGCAAAATACTACCAAGTGCCTGTACAAATTTCAAAAGATGACTTCCAACGTATTACTGGTACAA GCAGCCTTGGGGCCATGCGCTTTATCACAGCCATTGATATGACACAACCACAATACTTGGAACCCTTATCTAGGGAGTTCTGGATACGTTTTTGGTCACAG CATGAAGATATCGGTCAGCCGGAGAATATGTTGGCT GTTGCTGGACAGGCTGGGCTATCATCAGAGCTTTCCCAGAAGCTAATTGAAATGATTTCATCCCCTGCAGTGAAGAACCGACTGAAAGAGACAACAGAGGAAGCAATAAAATATGGG GCATTTGGGATGCCTGCTGTTGTGGCACATTTTAATGGAGAACCTCATCTCTTTTTTGGCTCTGATCGTTTAGAGCTCTTAGGAAGTGTTATAG GTGAAAAATGGCTGGGACCAGTTCCATCAGTTCCAAGCCCCAAGATGTGA